The following are encoded in a window of Pseudalgibacter alginicilyticus genomic DNA:
- a CDS encoding FecR family protein, whose translation MTKKEFYDLLLKFEKKECTAEEENLLFQFYNSFQNNNRMSSWNLSEKEEARIRLLKRINTVVHNSKKQQVRTFNWIKIASIAALYLGFGFIGFLYFNKSTTNNIPKDAITLQFEDGTIKVINENSGAIQVLNNEGQIVGKQEGRKLIYNKEGERNVLTYNTLKVPYGKTFELQLSDGTKVQLNSGSSLKYPVNFIEGKDRLVYIVGEAYFDVEKDLMHPFLVNINELNVKVIGTQFNVHAYPEDDVTEVVLVEGSVGLYKEEKESDKSITYLTPGFKASFSKNSKEITKTPVLTNIYTSWVEGELVFRDMEFDNILKKLERFYDIDITNDNNSLSGQKFQASFGKKPNIEEVFEELKMIYEIDYTINGKSITIK comes from the coding sequence ATGACTAAAAAAGAATTTTATGATTTATTATTAAAATTTGAAAAAAAAGAGTGTACCGCTGAAGAAGAAAATTTGCTATTTCAGTTTTATAACAGTTTTCAAAATAATAATAGAATGTCCTCATGGAATCTTTCTGAAAAAGAAGAGGCAAGAATTAGACTGTTAAAACGAATAAATACAGTTGTTCATAATTCTAAAAAACAACAAGTAAGGACCTTTAATTGGATAAAAATAGCGAGTATAGCAGCCTTGTATTTAGGGTTTGGTTTTATAGGTTTTTTATACTTCAATAAAAGTACAACCAATAATATTCCAAAGGATGCTATAACATTACAGTTCGAAGATGGAACAATAAAAGTTATTAATGAAAACAGCGGTGCTATTCAGGTTTTAAATAATGAAGGGCAGATTGTAGGAAAACAAGAAGGAAGGAAACTGATTTATAATAAAGAAGGTGAACGCAATGTTTTAACATATAATACACTTAAAGTTCCTTATGGAAAAACCTTTGAGCTTCAGTTGTCTGATGGGACTAAAGTTCAATTAAATTCTGGATCATCACTAAAATACCCCGTAAATTTTATTGAAGGCAAAGATCGTTTGGTCTATATTGTTGGTGAAGCTTATTTTGATGTTGAAAAGGATCTTATGCATCCTTTTTTAGTTAATATTAATGAGCTTAATGTAAAGGTTATTGGGACTCAATTTAATGTGCATGCTTACCCAGAGGATGATGTGACAGAAGTTGTTTTAGTTGAAGGTTCGGTTGGACTTTATAAAGAAGAAAAGGAATCGGATAAGTCAATAACCTATTTAACTCCAGGTTTTAAAGCTAGTTTTAGTAAAAATTCAAAAGAGATAACAAAAACCCCTGTTTTAACTAATATTTATACGTCTTGGGTAGAGGGTGAATTGGTTTTTAGAGACATGGAATTTGATAATATTTTGAAAAAACTTGAACGATTCTACGATATAGACATAACAAATGATAACAATAGCTTATCTGGGCAAAAATTTCAGGCAAGTTTTGGAAAAAAACCAAATATAGAAGAGGTTTTTGAAGAATTAAAAATGATTTACGAAATTGATTATACCATAAACGGTAAATCTATAACAATAAAATAA